Proteins encoded by one window of Candidatus Nitrosocosmicus hydrocola:
- a CDS encoding SDR family oxidoreductase codes for MSSEHKKVAVVTGSSTGIGLETSLTLARNGFLTCATMRDLKKSVEIENITREENLPIKVFEMNVDNDNSVSTAIQKIANEYGRIDILVNNAGYGLFGAMEDFTMDEIKKQFETNVFGVMRVIQNVLPTMRRQRGGIIINVSSMSGLAGIPSQSVYSATKFAVEGMSEALSYELEPFGIKIILIEPGVINTEFVQDLVLPSNKYGVDKKGIEINQFDEDSKDTSLSFYNDTMQRFLTFYFNAMSKAPHPRVVANEIITSIKMVSDESNTSNPLLRITVGNDSKKYSKLKKELSDNEFHALLKSDLLK; via the coding sequence ATGTCCAGCGAACACAAAAAAGTAGCCGTAGTTACGGGAAGTTCAACAGGTATAGGCCTTGAAACATCTTTGACACTTGCTCGAAATGGTTTTCTAACTTGTGCAACCATGAGAGATTTAAAAAAGTCAGTTGAAATAGAAAATATCACTCGAGAAGAAAACCTTCCAATAAAAGTATTTGAAATGAACGTGGACAATGATAATTCAGTTAGCACTGCGATTCAGAAAATAGCCAATGAATATGGTCGAATTGACATCCTAGTGAATAACGCAGGGTATGGTTTGTTTGGAGCAATGGAGGACTTTACAATGGATGAAATTAAAAAACAATTTGAGACTAATGTTTTTGGTGTTATGAGGGTGATCCAAAATGTTCTTCCAACCATGAGGCGACAAAGAGGTGGTATAATAATCAATGTTAGTTCTATGTCCGGATTGGCGGGTATACCTTCTCAATCTGTTTATTCTGCTACAAAGTTTGCAGTAGAGGGAATGAGTGAAGCTTTATCATATGAGTTAGAACCTTTTGGAATCAAAATCATATTAATTGAACCTGGGGTAATAAATACCGAATTTGTGCAAGATTTAGTTCTGCCTTCAAATAAATATGGAGTGGATAAAAAGGGGATTGAGATTAACCAGTTTGATGAGGATAGTAAGGATACTTCATTATCTTTCTATAATGACACCATGCAAAGATTCTTGACATTTTACTTTAATGCAATGAGTAAAGCTCCTCATCCTAGGGTTGTTGCAAACGAAATAATCACTAGTATTAAAATGGTGTCTGATGAATCAAATACTTCTAATCCTCTCTTAAGGATAACCGTTGGAAACGATTCAAAAAAATACTCGAAGCTTAAGAAAGAACTATCTGATAATGAATTTCATGCGTTGTTAAAAAGTGATCTGTTAAAATAG
- a CDS encoding virginiamycin B lyase family protein: protein MGAMSNHFKRIIMLLVIMFSFSFLGNSVLQDTGFGYNKENLIDKEYVYNKNIDVQNDQMSTLNSREYGYTLVSSPLVSGNQELLNSNTTTFTDSDNQNITLREYPVPEGARPHDVAPATSMLYVNDNVSKNLLKDIVWYTAQSSGELGKLNTTTGATSHIFLGEGSAPHGVIAGPDGAPWITDGGLNAIVRVDPFTENVTVYPLPQGVGYANLNTATFDNNGTLWFTGQNGIYGKLSPSTGAMEIFDAPKGPGPYGITTTPNGAVYYASLAGNYVGLIDTESGQVTVLEPPTPDQGSRRVWSDSDGNIWVSEWNAGQLGMYDPQLDQWKEWKLPGSNPKPYAVYVDTKDKVWISDFGSNLMYKFDPLNETFSKFDIPSPEANVRQILGVEGEVWGAESGTDRLLLIKRDSLIPAY, encoded by the coding sequence ATGGGAGCTATGTCTAATCATTTTAAAAGAATCATCATGCTACTTGTAATTATGTTCAGTTTTAGTTTTTTAGGAAATTCAGTATTACAAGATACAGGCTTTGGGTACAATAAGGAAAACCTGATTGACAAGGAATATGTTTATAATAAGAATATAGATGTTCAAAACGATCAAATGTCGACATTAAACTCCAGAGAATATGGATATACGTTAGTATCTTCACCTTTAGTTTCAGGTAATCAAGAATTATTAAATTCAAATACTACTACCTTCACAGACTCGGACAACCAAAATATAACATTAAGGGAATACCCAGTTCCTGAAGGCGCAAGACCACATGATGTAGCTCCGGCTACATCTATGCTTTACGTTAACGATAATGTTTCAAAGAATTTATTAAAAGATATTGTATGGTATACTGCACAATCTTCTGGTGAACTTGGAAAGTTAAATACAACAACCGGAGCGACTTCACATATCTTCCTAGGAGAAGGTTCAGCTCCTCATGGTGTTATAGCAGGTCCAGACGGAGCACCATGGATTACTGATGGTGGATTAAATGCGATTGTACGAGTAGATCCTTTCACAGAAAACGTTACCGTTTATCCACTACCACAGGGTGTCGGATATGCAAATCTTAATACGGCTACATTCGATAATAATGGAACTTTGTGGTTTACAGGACAGAACGGAATATATGGAAAACTGTCTCCATCTACAGGAGCTATGGAAATATTTGATGCACCGAAAGGACCTGGTCCTTATGGGATCACCACTACACCAAACGGAGCAGTATACTATGCATCCCTAGCTGGTAATTATGTAGGACTAATAGACACAGAAAGTGGACAAGTAACTGTATTAGAGCCTCCTACCCCAGATCAAGGGTCAAGAAGAGTCTGGTCTGACTCTGACGGGAATATCTGGGTATCAGAATGGAATGCAGGTCAGCTGGGAATGTATGATCCACAATTAGACCAATGGAAGGAATGGAAACTACCGGGGAGTAATCCTAAGCCATATGCAGTGTATGTAGATACAAAAGATAAGGTATGGATTAGTGATTTTGGTTCTAACTTGATGTATAAGTTTGACCCACTAAATGAAACCTTCAGTAAATTCGATATTCCAAGTCCAGAAGCTAATGTAAGACAGATTCTAGGGGTCGAGGGTGAAGTTTGGGGAGCAGAATCTGGAACTGATCGCCTATTGCTGATTAAAAGGGACAGCTTGATTCCAGCATACTGA
- a CDS encoding alpha/beta hydrolase, which yields MAIKSNIKFIMITFLIFSLCIHSLATPAWGQSKNIPIISTREHFNLASGERFDNHTKTDFIRLNVSNCYPEVVIFVHGWGSNDSDAKKKFERTLLSLQSNGFNDTLVGFSWDSNTFTLADLNWVGWINAKKIATENGPKLSNYIIENLEKCKNVTNNAEIRLIGHSLGARVILSALESLHNDTRWTNDSNKITSVHLLGAAVDNEEVTKELNDLFLDPTNTGTLKSTAYGNSIENEVIHFYNLFNTDDNYLEPKSYFQIYPSNEYGDLALGQSGFQKYPYSISSSLPNNYHEIDVRNEILPICDADRDEILDSLIPEGNLISTGDNHNGYMGYLDEMNKTKLMDDGAMNIVVDTWNGIPPQVDGHIEETTVCKSK from the coding sequence ATGGCAATTAAAAGCAATATTAAATTCATCATGATTACCTTTTTGATATTTTCATTATGCATACACTCGTTAGCTACACCAGCATGGGGTCAGAGTAAGAATATTCCAATCATTTCTACTCGAGAGCATTTCAACCTTGCTTCGGGGGAACGATTTGATAACCATACCAAGACAGATTTCATCCGCTTAAATGTTTCAAATTGTTATCCTGAAGTTGTTATCTTTGTTCATGGATGGGGATCCAATGATTCAGATGCAAAAAAGAAATTTGAAAGAACATTACTGTCTTTGCAATCAAATGGATTCAACGATACATTAGTTGGATTTAGCTGGGATTCAAATACCTTCACTCTTGCAGACCTAAATTGGGTGGGATGGATTAATGCTAAGAAAATCGCCACAGAGAATGGACCAAAATTATCTAACTACATAATTGAAAATTTGGAAAAATGCAAGAACGTAACGAATAATGCTGAGATCAGACTAATCGGTCATTCACTTGGTGCAAGAGTAATTCTTAGCGCATTAGAAAGTTTGCATAATGATACAAGATGGACTAATGATAGTAATAAAATTACATCAGTGCATTTGTTAGGTGCTGCTGTAGATAACGAAGAAGTTACTAAGGAATTAAATGATCTCTTTTTGGACCCTACCAATACTGGAACCTTAAAGTCAACCGCATATGGGAATTCTATAGAAAATGAAGTGATACATTTTTACAACCTGTTTAATACAGATGATAATTATCTAGAACCAAAGTCATATTTTCAAATTTATCCATCAAATGAATATGGGGATTTGGCATTAGGGCAAAGTGGTTTTCAAAAATACCCCTACTCCATTTCATCGTCTTTACCAAATAACTATCATGAAATTGACGTAAGGAATGAGATATTGCCCATTTGTGATGCTGATAGAGATGAAATATTGGATTCACTAATTCCCGAGGGCAATTTGATTTCTACGGGAGATAATCATAATGGGTATATGGGATATCTTGATGAAATGAATAAAACAAAATTGATGGATGACGGAGCAATGAATATTGTGGTGGATACTTGGAATGGTATACCTCCACAGGTAGATGGACATATTGAGGAGACTACTGTGTGCAAGTCCAAATAA
- a CDS encoding S8 family serine peptidase: MVDKALITKRDASRTEESVNAEMNVAEKFGFKVEKKLSHGTLVTMDNKSQLSNLEKEGFRVKIFPDMDVLQIGLSTINVEKNLIDVPNNFSIPSNMLDDWIHYIVFCKQPPNESIIKEIEDAGIDAVEILSQTAIFVVSNSLDIHKLDNYSFIETIIPFQPAFRVDKKLLKFDSIIKNVLIKVYPADQVDKVKEDILQLGGKILTVQESIEKFHDKSTLLVIEISSTHISNLARLLPVRRVEYSEPKPIPDGERESQIVAHNMREYKPFPGYQQWLTTSKLSGEGVVIAICDTGIDKNEKNNLEGHPDIRGRQHAFLDHTEGTDASDTHGHGTHVTGICIGNASTKMRETSSEEDFLWGLGIAPAAKYINCNFISEKARNSNMTYGDIFKKVIDAGAHIINNSWGSPHADPSYNESARTIDSLCCTYNAPSSDNKIVLIFSAGNEGPEFYTLTSPHSAKNPIVVGNSGTVRSRLSEDYRNIASSSSRGPTSDNRIKPDIVAPGTFVSSTWSETGQPEYWTAIDNTENKYVYGCGTSMSAPQISGCCALLIEWWKKKNNGRMPSLPFLKALLINSGENLDGLNGRHDESDDSSKLKPIPNGDQGWGLVNMAKIFMWEDSTNQMQKIYSDQLSIFTKSGQEHSLGLVPFDSNHEMRITLSWIDPPGALDAGTALVNDLDLEVFEKETNTIYKGNVFHHGYSVSGGNFDNLNNVECAYIPNPVGEYEVRIIASNISTDIRSPYNRIPWQPYALVIHNATLIQGSLNGIKVN; this comes from the coding sequence TTGGTAGATAAAGCACTAATTACAAAAAGAGATGCGTCTAGGACTGAAGAATCGGTGAATGCAGAAATGAATGTCGCTGAAAAGTTTGGTTTTAAGGTAGAAAAGAAGTTGTCGCATGGAACATTAGTTACAATGGATAATAAGTCCCAATTATCAAATCTTGAAAAAGAAGGCTTTCGGGTAAAAATCTTTCCTGATATGGATGTACTTCAAATAGGACTCTCTACGATAAATGTTGAGAAGAACCTCATTGATGTCCCCAATAATTTTAGTATTCCGTCCAATATGTTAGACGATTGGATCCATTACATAGTATTTTGTAAACAACCTCCTAACGAGAGCATAATAAAAGAAATTGAAGACGCCGGTATAGATGCAGTTGAGATTTTGTCCCAAACGGCCATTTTTGTAGTTTCAAACTCTCTTGACATACATAAACTAGACAATTATTCTTTCATTGAAACAATTATACCTTTTCAACCTGCGTTTAGAGTGGATAAGAAGTTACTGAAGTTTGATTCCATCATAAAGAACGTACTTATTAAAGTTTATCCGGCTGATCAAGTGGATAAAGTGAAAGAGGATATTCTACAATTGGGTGGTAAGATCTTAACTGTACAAGAAAGCATTGAAAAATTTCATGATAAATCTACTCTATTAGTCATTGAAATCAGCTCCACTCATATTTCTAACTTGGCAAGGTTACTTCCAGTGAGACGCGTTGAATACAGCGAACCTAAACCGATCCCCGATGGGGAAAGAGAATCTCAAATAGTTGCCCATAATATGAGAGAATATAAGCCATTCCCGGGCTACCAACAATGGTTGACCACGTCGAAATTGTCTGGTGAAGGTGTTGTAATAGCGATATGTGATACTGGTATAGACAAGAATGAAAAAAATAATTTAGAAGGTCATCCTGACATACGGGGGAGGCAACATGCATTCTTAGATCATACTGAAGGAACGGACGCCTCAGATACTCACGGTCACGGAACACATGTGACAGGAATCTGCATAGGTAACGCCTCAACCAAAATGAGGGAGACCAGTTCAGAAGAAGATTTTTTATGGGGCTTAGGCATAGCACCAGCAGCCAAGTATATAAATTGTAATTTTATTTCTGAAAAAGCCCGAAATTCTAACATGACATATGGAGACATATTTAAAAAAGTAATTGACGCAGGGGCCCACATAATAAATAACAGTTGGGGTTCTCCACATGCCGACCCATCATACAATGAAAGTGCTAGAACTATAGACAGCTTGTGCTGTACTTATAATGCTCCTTCATCCGATAATAAAATAGTTCTAATTTTTTCTGCCGGAAACGAAGGTCCCGAATTTTATACATTAACATCACCGCATTCCGCGAAAAATCCTATAGTAGTAGGTAATTCTGGGACCGTCCGAAGTAGATTGTCTGAAGATTATCGAAATATCGCGAGCAGTTCAAGCCGTGGTCCAACTAGTGATAATAGGATCAAGCCAGACATTGTAGCGCCAGGCACATTTGTTTCTTCAACTTGGTCTGAAACAGGACAACCTGAATATTGGACAGCTATAGACAATACTGAAAATAAATACGTTTATGGATGTGGTACTTCTATGTCCGCCCCGCAAATTTCTGGTTGTTGTGCGTTACTTATAGAATGGTGGAAAAAAAAGAATAATGGTCGAATGCCTAGCCTTCCTTTTTTGAAAGCCTTGCTGATTAATAGTGGGGAAAACTTAGATGGACTTAATGGGCGTCATGATGAATCTGATGATTCATCTAAACTCAAACCCATTCCAAATGGGGACCAAGGTTGGGGGTTAGTAAACATGGCCAAAATATTCATGTGGGAAGATTCAACAAATCAAATGCAAAAAATATATTCTGATCAACTCAGCATATTCACGAAGAGTGGGCAGGAACATTCCTTAGGATTAGTTCCTTTTGACAGCAATCATGAAATGAGGATAACATTGTCATGGATTGATCCTCCGGGGGCGCTAGATGCCGGTACTGCATTGGTTAATGATCTTGACCTAGAGGTTTTTGAAAAAGAAACTAACACTATATACAAAGGAAACGTGTTCCACCATGGTTACTCCGTATCAGGGGGAAATTTCGACAATTTAAACAATGTGGAATGTGCTTACATACCTAACCCCGTAGGGGAATATGAAGTACGAATAATCGCCTCTAATATCAGCACGGATATTCGATCTCCTTACAATAGAATTCCGTGGCAACCATACGCCTTGGTTATCCACAATGCGACTTTAATTCAGGGAAGTCTAAATGGAATTAAAGTTAATTAG
- a CDS encoding cellulase family glycosylhydrolase, protein MLIAKRVKDNQTMRIGLNFDGIKVSDYQNRSKPLPPQEYIQDSFQIFLEHGIDAVRIPVYWESYEKDPDGFIEELNLISNEADKNNISCIYDNHQWECSSFLGYGIGFPNSIVSALFQNNSFHHDPHKHPSKKDVEKFWNNWWDRTIKSFDGEDGWNKQLEFIQKVIEAVNNKKSTVAFKLLNEPQVFRHSDFKKISKYHDNLISKITDLTDKPLIFCYSYAGRFYTLNLPWIQAKTKPSLPVKNEIIFDIHPYPPYYMVMLYFRLVLKLMKINTVLAGEYNSGTGKGVKISLSQHERYLKTFKKFLPYGIMFWQWSYIRDNDHPAFNLAKNVNGVITANDNFESFVTAIKNS, encoded by the coding sequence ATGTTAATAGCTAAACGAGTAAAAGATAATCAAACAATGAGAATTGGACTTAATTTTGATGGAATCAAGGTTTCTGACTATCAAAATCGTTCAAAGCCTCTACCACCACAAGAGTATATACAGGATTCATTCCAGATTTTTCTGGAACATGGTATTGATGCCGTAAGAATTCCTGTTTATTGGGAATCTTATGAAAAAGATCCGGACGGTTTTATTGAAGAATTAAATCTTATATCAAATGAAGCTGATAAGAACAATATTTCATGTATATACGATAATCATCAATGGGAATGCTCTTCGTTTCTTGGATATGGAATAGGCTTTCCAAATTCAATTGTATCTGCACTGTTCCAAAACAATTCATTTCATCATGATCCTCACAAACATCCTTCTAAGAAAGATGTAGAAAAATTTTGGAATAATTGGTGGGATAGAACAATAAAGTCATTTGATGGAGAGGATGGCTGGAATAAGCAGTTAGAATTTATACAAAAAGTAATAGAAGCTGTGAATAACAAGAAATCTACTGTTGCGTTTAAGCTTTTAAATGAACCTCAAGTATTTAGGCATAGCGATTTTAAGAAGATTTCAAAATATCATGACAATTTGATAAGTAAGATTACTGATCTTACTGATAAGCCATTGATATTTTGTTACAGTTATGCTGGTCGCTTTTATACACTCAACCTTCCATGGATACAAGCCAAAACTAAACCATCATTGCCTGTAAAAAATGAGATCATCTTTGATATTCATCCTTATCCTCCCTACTACATGGTAATGTTATATTTTAGATTGGTCTTAAAGCTAATGAAAATTAATACAGTTTTGGCTGGCGAGTATAACTCTGGTACCGGCAAAGGGGTAAAAATTAGTTTAAGTCAACATGAGCGATATCTAAAAACTTTCAAAAAGTTCTTACCTTACGGAATAATGTTTTGGCAGTGGTCATACATAAGAGACAATGATCATCCCGCATTCAATTTAGCAAAAAACGTTAATGGCGTAATAACAGCTAATGATAACTTTGAGAGTTTCGTCACGGCCATAAAAAATTCCTGA
- a CDS encoding phospholipase D-like domain-containing protein produces MRAVKASGPLSVHVISGTHVVLFGINLEKTSRKGILGFGIQRKDLADNEKPVWLQGFKSFKESNIPRGKLVYTNKQPIQAFLWGDYTARKDHEYEYRIVALRGEPGDLTESDDVSVIAKMDKEANATNSVYFNRGVAGSQAYVKKFQNKKPEKVGQKAFDWLSRGIMEGLVSFIRQAKNQSWTIHAAVYEFQYIPILKEFKSAIDRGVNVMIVFDDKDRANGPGEKNKIAMSTAQIPETAIKPRKSDSSYIPHNKFIVLLKNDTPKQVWTGSTNLTVGGIFGHSNVGHIVRDEQVAKAYEIYWQELFNDRKATRLRIWNDENYPLPIKLKPRSIIATFSPRKSLEVLEWYAAKANKANTALFLTAAFGVHDLFEKVFSEKKNLLRYLMLESEDNNMKTLLSWKFNKIAIGSVLGENMFEHWLQEKLTNLNNHVKYIHTKYLLIDPLGDDPITITGSANFSNASTKNNDENMLIIRGDTQVADIYLTEFMRLFMHFYYRTIVKGIGFTSTDPDKGFLMSDDSWSLPYYKHDTQKYRERLYFAA; encoded by the coding sequence ATGAGAGCTGTTAAAGCTAGTGGACCATTATCTGTACATGTCATTTCAGGAACACATGTTGTTTTGTTTGGAATCAATCTAGAAAAAACATCTCGAAAAGGGATATTGGGTTTTGGAATTCAGAGAAAAGATTTAGCCGATAATGAAAAACCTGTATGGTTACAGGGTTTTAAATCATTTAAAGAATCTAATATTCCTCGTGGCAAGCTTGTGTATACAAACAAACAACCAATTCAGGCATTTCTTTGGGGAGATTATACTGCAAGGAAAGATCATGAATATGAATACCGAATAGTGGCGTTACGCGGTGAACCCGGTGATTTGACTGAATCTGATGATGTCTCCGTAATAGCAAAAATGGACAAAGAAGCAAATGCGACGAATTCGGTTTACTTCAATCGAGGTGTTGCTGGATCTCAGGCTTATGTAAAAAAATTTCAAAACAAAAAACCTGAAAAAGTTGGTCAAAAGGCATTTGATTGGCTTTCGAGAGGGATCATGGAAGGATTGGTATCTTTTATCCGACAGGCAAAGAATCAATCCTGGACAATACATGCAGCGGTGTATGAATTCCAATATATTCCCATATTAAAGGAGTTTAAATCTGCTATAGACAGGGGTGTTAATGTGATGATAGTATTTGACGATAAAGATAGAGCAAATGGTCCAGGAGAAAAAAACAAAATTGCGATGAGTACTGCTCAGATCCCTGAAACAGCCATAAAGCCACGAAAATCTGATTCTTCATATATTCCACACAACAAATTCATCGTCTTACTGAAAAACGATACACCTAAACAAGTTTGGACAGGATCTACAAATCTTACAGTTGGGGGAATTTTTGGCCACTCAAATGTAGGACACATAGTTAGAGATGAGCAAGTAGCAAAGGCCTATGAGATCTATTGGCAGGAACTCTTCAACGATCGCAAGGCAACACGATTGAGAATATGGAATGATGAGAACTATCCTTTACCTATTAAATTAAAACCAAGGAGCATAATAGCAACTTTTAGTCCCCGCAAGAGTCTGGAAGTACTAGAATGGTATGCTGCCAAAGCGAACAAAGCTAATACAGCTTTGTTTCTTACTGCTGCATTTGGAGTTCACGATCTATTTGAAAAAGTGTTTTCTGAGAAAAAAAATCTTTTACGATATTTAATGCTTGAGTCTGAAGACAATAATATGAAAACGCTTCTTAGTTGGAAGTTTAACAAAATTGCTATTGGAAGTGTTTTGGGAGAAAATATGTTTGAACACTGGTTACAAGAAAAATTGACTAATTTGAATAATCATGTGAAGTATATCCATACAAAATATCTTCTTATCGACCCTCTGGGTGACGATCCCATTACAATTACCGGCTCGGCCAATTTTAGTAATGCATCTACAAAAAATAATGATGAGAACATGTTAATTATTCGAGGAGATACACAGGTAGCTGATATTTATTTGACTGAATTTATGAGGCTTTTTATGCATTTTTACTATCGAACTATTGTAAAAGGAATAGGGTTTACTTCAACCGATCCTGATAAAGGATTTTTAATGAGTGATGATAGTTGGTCATTACCTTATTATAAACATGATACGCAAAAATATAGAGAGCGATTATACTTTGCAGCATAA
- a CDS encoding class I SAM-dependent methyltransferase gives MTENNRSFPDWETLYKNQDVESMPWYNESLDADLELELDKIKINKDLFLDLGTGPGTQAIKLFESGFDVTASDLSPTSIHKARVRYNTKRINKVKFVVDDILNSNFSDKEFDFIFDRGCFHVLSPEKRSTYTTEVYRILKEGGILFLKCFSEKEPERDFGLYRFSSDMIKEIFENSGFKIQYIKETIYQGTLSPLPQALFIKMTKLTN, from the coding sequence ATGACAGAAAATAACAGATCATTTCCTGACTGGGAAACTCTATACAAAAACCAAGATGTCGAATCTATGCCGTGGTATAATGAATCACTTGATGCGGATTTAGAATTAGAATTGGATAAAATTAAAATCAATAAAGACTTATTCCTTGATCTTGGGACTGGACCTGGCACTCAGGCCATCAAACTTTTTGAAAGTGGATTTGATGTAACTGCATCTGATCTCTCACCCACATCAATCCATAAAGCAAGGGTGCGTTATAATACGAAAAGAATCAATAAAGTCAAGTTTGTGGTTGATGATATTCTAAATTCAAATTTTAGTGATAAAGAATTTGATTTTATTTTTGACAGAGGTTGTTTTCACGTTCTATCACCGGAAAAAAGATCTACTTATACTACCGAAGTATACCGAATTTTAAAAGAAGGAGGTATATTGTTCTTAAAGTGCTTTAGTGAAAAAGAACCAGAACGAGACTTTGGATTATATAGGTTTTCTTCAGACATGATAAAAGAAATATTTGAAAATAGCGGATTCAAAATACAATACATTAAGGAAACCATTTATCAAGGAACGTTAAGTCCGTTACCACAGGCTCTTTTTATTAAAATGACTAAACTAACTAACTAA
- a CDS encoding isochorismatase family protein, translating to MDMLNDFIKGSLKCERASEIVPNISTLLNVARDKQIPIFYCVDEHLPTDSYELDLWGPHAIKGTIGQQIIDELKPQRYDTVITKRTYSAFDRNNLDKVLNEEYNGKGVDTVIITGVHTHICGKHTSYDAFTRGLKIIIAEDGTQAFSEEDHLSGLEYIKKIYGADIKKIDKIIELLVANKQ from the coding sequence TTGGATATGTTAAATGACTTTATTAAAGGTAGTTTAAAATGTGAAAGGGCGTCAGAGATTGTTCCAAATATTAGTACATTGTTAAATGTAGCCAGGGATAAGCAAATTCCTATTTTTTATTGTGTTGATGAACACCTTCCAACTGATAGTTACGAATTAGACCTATGGGGACCTCATGCAATTAAAGGGACTATCGGACAACAAATTATTGATGAACTGAAACCACAAAGGTATGACACAGTTATTACAAAAAGAACGTATAGTGCATTTGATCGAAATAACTTAGATAAAGTGCTAAATGAAGAATATAATGGTAAGGGTGTTGACACAGTAATAATTACTGGGGTGCACACACATATTTGTGGAAAACATACATCATATGACGCTTTTACAAGGGGATTGAAAATAATAATAGCAGAGGATGGGACGCAAGCCTTTTCAGAAGAGGATCATCTATCTGGTCTCGAATATATTAAAAAAATTTATGGCGCGGATATAAAGAAGATAGACAAGATTATCGAACTTCTCGTTGCCAATAAACAATAA
- a CDS encoding DUF72 domain-containing protein, with protein MSPKLFVGCSGWNYGDSSEKGGWLNVFYPDNKTRKLNYYSQFFNTVEMDATFYNRFYQQMTQGLFVGIARTTPPDFKISVKVPEIITHDKRLDIDKDVMTDLNKFLDKISPLQNFHKLGVIIIQLPPSFTISESEKLEEFLEVLKNNPDMQIDNKFAIEFRHTSWNTEGVLELLQHYDIASVLTDSPAKENLEFLSNENNVTSKSASVVRLHGRNTTQGHYWYNYLYSQEELKPWVTKIEKMKQKTDTIFVYFNNHYGGKALVNALQFKEMINHEPLPENEKKALEKAKKYLSNQLL; from the coding sequence ATGTCTCCTAAATTATTTGTAGGCTGTTCGGGTTGGAATTATGGTGATTCATCTGAAAAAGGGGGATGGCTAAATGTATTTTATCCTGATAATAAAACGCGAAAACTAAACTACTATTCACAATTTTTCAACACAGTTGAGATGGACGCTACATTCTACAATAGGTTCTATCAACAAATGACTCAGGGCTTATTTGTTGGTATTGCAAGGACAACCCCTCCAGACTTTAAAATCTCAGTTAAAGTTCCAGAGATAATAACTCATGACAAAAGATTAGACATAGATAAAGATGTAATGACTGATTTGAATAAATTTCTTGACAAAATATCTCCTCTGCAAAATTTTCACAAACTGGGAGTAATAATTATCCAGTTACCACCAAGTTTTACAATTTCAGAATCTGAGAAATTAGAAGAATTTCTTGAGGTATTAAAGAATAATCCAGATATGCAGATTGATAATAAGTTTGCAATTGAATTTAGACATACGTCATGGAATACCGAAGGTGTATTAGAATTACTTCAACATTATGACATTGCCTCCGTTTTAACAGATTCTCCTGCGAAAGAAAATTTAGAGTTTCTATCCAATGAAAATAATGTAACTTCTAAATCAGCCAGCGTAGTCCGACTCCATGGTAGAAATACTACTCAAGGCCACTATTGGTATAATTATCTATACTCTCAAGAAGAACTAAAACCTTGGGTTACAAAAATTGAAAAAATGAAGCAAAAGACAGATACCATTTTTGTGTATTTTAATAATCATTATGGTGGTAAGGCACTAGTAAACGCCTTACAATTTAAAGAAATGATAAATCATGAACCTTTACCTGAAAATGAAAAAAAGGCATTGGAAAAAGCCAAAAAATATTTGTCAAATCAACTATTATGA
- a CDS encoding SRPBCC family protein gives MITIKTEILIDSPIEKVFEYYTNPDNIKNSWPRDIVKESENISGQKSEEGSEMKVEGQYMGKREEMILEVVQKEQDKRLVTRQTEGPFQNWESIQEFENNGNLSTMISHTVNYELPTTGKIANFLTGNQAQVKIKQGLEQAAQTVKNKLETQ, from the coding sequence ATGATAACAATTAAGACCGAAATATTGATTGACTCGCCAATAGAAAAAGTGTTTGAATATTATACAAATCCCGATAACATAAAGAATTCATGGCCACGCGATATCGTAAAAGAATCAGAAAATATTTCAGGACAAAAAAGTGAGGAAGGTTCAGAAATGAAGGTAGAAGGTCAATATATGGGAAAAAGAGAGGAAATGATTTTAGAAGTTGTTCAAAAAGAACAAGATAAAAGACTTGTAACAAGACAAACAGAAGGTCCTTTTCAAAATTGGGAGAGCATTCAAGAGTTCGAAAACAATGGAAATTTGTCTACAATGATTAGTCACACTGTCAATTATGAGTTACCTACAACAGGCAAAATTGCTAACTTCCTAACAGGCAATCAGGCCCAAGTCAAAATCAAACAGGGCTTAGAACAAGCAGCACAAACTGTCAAAAATAAATTAGAAACACAATAA